The nucleotide window tcctcagcacaggtgatgtcatcatcagtcgacagcaagtagaaaaagtgttttttaaaggtattaatttgtacatgaaaaataatgaagttgcaTTAATTAGtgacaaaatatgaaattttcactgctgaaaatggctcaatgagtcaagtatcccttaaatTTCCTTCCCAGACAACATCAGAGATTGGGAAAACACTCATCACCTGTCTGAGTCAGAAGAGAGCAGCAGGCTGAAGGGTTTCGGGCCTAAACTTTAGGCCAATGCTCAATACTGGGTGAGAGCAAAgtcgtgtttaaaaaatatattacacactGCGTAAGTGCAATCCCCAGACAAACAACTGATGCGCAGGGTGCATGTTAATAGGTGTGCATGTGGTTGCGCTAAACATGccgtctccatggcaaccaTTCATCACTCAGCAGGTAACCTGCCATGATCGACATCAGGGTGAGGTATGACCCCGGGGAGTGATCCCTGGCTGACATCACAAGTCATGACAGTCCAGACACACACAATTACACATGTCTGTCTCCCATCATGCTTTGCGGAGTGGATGGAAAACTGAGCTATCCTTTTTTCCCactgtacttatatttcatgtatATGTTGGATTTTTGCCCAATGATATTTCAACTACTTTGTGTTTTCAATATAATCTTGCTTGTGCCTTCAGAATGAGGTGGGTTGGCCCAAGTAACTTAAACCAGTGATTGCCAATCTTTGAGCCTTGCAAGGcacattaagttttttttttttttttttttttttttattaaatgacaCCAAAAGTGAGCACAAAATTATACACCATCTAACATAAGATCAAGGACAAAAGATATGACATTTTGGGCCCAATTTAGTAAAATTtgacaatccccccccccacacacacactaaatgaacaaaaaaatttgAAACGCAGTGTGGGCAACTTCTAGACTTAAATTAAGTGGCTTAAATTatgtacaatacaatagcaccacCTGCTGCACATTGGATTTCTTAATTCATAGAGGGAAAAGAAAGAAGCAAAGATTcattcaaaaacatttattcaagTTTAAacagggtggggaaaaaaaagtgcacatttgtaaaagttttaaatatttaaagatTATTTTCCTATTacacaataaaagtaaaacatgacatcacacaGACAATACTTTAAACCAATTTCAGACATCTTCAAATGCCCACGCAGGAATTAAGGCACTATTGGCTGCCCATCATCTTGCTGCTTCTAATGATGTCATCCACCATTGCCTTTATAGGTGTAGCTTGAGCAGCACCTTCGTTGCCATGGATACCATGATTAAGCATCTTGGTCACATTGGCGAAAGCCACTCAGCATTTTGATCCTCATGGGAATTGTGGTAGCCATAGAAACAAGTTGCTCCGCATCCTGTCGCCATGGAAACAGTAGAATGAGTCTACATCTTGGTTGTCATTGGAAGCAGCATATTAGTTGCTACGGAGATTGTGGTGAGAGCATCCGCTGTCGCCATAGAAACAAGTCATGTAGCATCCTAGTTACCAGAGAATTGGTTGGCCGCctggttaccatggcaacaccAATTACTCAGCATCTTGTTGCCTCGAGAGACAATGGTTAAACCCCTTGGGTGCCATGAAGAAAGTTACTCAGCACGACCTGGAGATATCCTCAGCATCTTGATCACCATGGAAACAAGTTACCTTGACGACACTGCTGCTGCAGCATCTTTGTCGCCATGGAGATTAGTTCCTTAGCATCctggttgccatggagacaagCCGCCAACCTAACCGCCACAGACGAGCGACTCTGCATCTCAAATTGCCATGGAAACCGTACCGTCGCATCCCGGTTGCTATGGAGACGGACCGCTAGCCTTGAGGGAGGTCAGGGTGGTACGTGATGAGGAAGATGATGAGGCCCGCGGTGAGCAAGATGAATATGATGAGCACCAGCGCGTAGATCGAAGCCCGAGCAAGCGGCCGGTCCGTCAGCCTGGACAAAGCCCCGCCCACGCCACCCGATCGGCCAACGGCCCGGAAGTCAGGGCTAGGTAGGCCAACATCAAGCGACCTTATGGTACACAGCCGTTGACCTTCCGTTAACCTTGAAGAaagacacccaaaaaaaaaaaaaatacaaataaaatggcaattaaaatcagagtatttttttttttttcaagccccACCCACCTCCTGATCTGCAGCTTGCCCTTGCTGCGCTGGAAACGAACGCTGTAGACGCGTTGCATGGCGGGCGGCAGAGACGCCAGCACGTCTGCGTCGGTGGCAAGCTGCGCCAGGCCATGGGCGGGCAGCGGCGTGGTGTGGCGGCACAGCGGGCAGCGGATGGCGGCGGGCTGCGCCGACTTGACGTTGATGCGGGCCAGACACTCCAGGCAGAACGTGTGCTTGCACTCCAGCATCTTGGGGCAGCGGAAGACGTTGTTGAAGTGGCTGTAGCACACCCAGCACTCCAGGTCCGGGGCACCGTCAACGGGGAGCGCcaccggcggcggggaggggcgaaGGCCGGGCGACGGGATGGCCACGCACACCTGGTACAACGGCAGAGGGAGCGGAGCTGGCGAGGTTGGGGTGGAGTCGGAAATAGGGCGGAGCTGAAGAGTGGCGGGGGCGCCGTCACCGACCGTCGGGACCGGGAAAGGCGGGGGGCTTGGCGGCGCTTCAGGGCCGGGAGAGTTTAAGCAAGGATTCATGGTGGGAAAAATTAAGTGGAAACGCTTCACTTGTTACGTTTGGGAGGGGCTTCACCTTT belongs to Festucalex cinctus isolate MCC-2025b chromosome 5, RoL_Fcin_1.0, whole genome shotgun sequence and includes:
- the LOC144019039 gene encoding RING finger protein 223, whose product is MNPCLNSPGPEAPPSPPPFPVPTVGDGAPATLQLRPISDSTPTSPAPLPLPLYQVCVAIPSPGLRPSPPPVALPVDGAPDLECWVCYSHFNNVFRCPKMLECKHTFCLECLARINVKSAQPAAIRCPLCRHTTPLPAHGLAQLATDADVLASLPPAMQRVYSVRFQRSKGKLQIRRLTEGQRLCTIRSLDVGLPSPDFRAVGRSGGVGGALSRLTDRPLARASIYALVLIIFILLTAGLIIFLITYHPDLPQG